Proteins encoded together in one Anaerotignum faecicola window:
- a CDS encoding AzlC family ABC transporter permease, whose product MNKNSELKTAFKTALPYTAPIFAGFLFLGIAYGIYMNISGFPAVYPILMSMTIFAGSMEFVAANLLLGTFDPIGAFVLTLMVNARHLFYGISMLDKYKNVGKKKWYLIFGMCDESFSINYTAYIPEGVDKGWFYFFVTLLNNAYWVGGATLGGIFGSLINIDIEGIDFIMTSLIVVIFLEQCLKDKDHTSAVIGVVVSVVCRIIFGESNFIIPSMIIILGVLTLIRKKLERAGDK is encoded by the coding sequence ATGAACAAAAATTCTGAGCTGAAAACCGCATTTAAGACGGCGCTCCCGTATACGGCGCCTATATTTGCCGGTTTTCTTTTCTTAGGAATAGCCTATGGAATTTATATGAATATTTCAGGTTTTCCGGCTGTTTATCCGATATTAATGAGTATGACTATATTTGCCGGGTCAATGGAATTTGTGGCGGCGAACCTTCTTTTAGGAACGTTCGATCCTATAGGAGCGTTTGTCCTTACTCTTATGGTTAACGCTAGGCATTTATTTTATGGTATTTCCATGCTGGATAAGTACAAAAACGTAGGAAAAAAGAAATGGTATCTGATATTCGGCATGTGTGATGAATCTTTTTCAATTAACTATACTGCTTACATACCGGAAGGGGTTGACAAAGGCTGGTTTTATTTTTTTGTAACTCTTTTGAATAATGCATATTGGGTTGGCGGGGCGACTCTCGGCGGTATATTCGGCTCGCTTATAAATATTGACATCGAAGGTATAGACTTTATAATGACGTCGCTGATAGTTGTTATATTTCTTGAACAGTGCCTTAAAGATAAAGACCATACAAGCGCTGTAATAGGAGTTGTTGTGTCGGTAGTATGCCGTATTATTTTCGGGGAAAGCAATTTTATAATACCTTCAATGATAATAATACTCGGAGTATTGACACTTATTAGGAAAAAATTGGAAAGAGCAGGGGATAAATAA
- a CDS encoding MATE family efflux transporter, whose protein sequence is MDKNLKNPLAIDPISKLLLRFSVPTALTLIVNYLYNIVDQIFVGQKVGVVGIAATNVAFPLTTICMAIALMTGDGCAANISLHLGRGEKEDADNTFANAFALLIVFGVFVVIVGNIFLEQLILIFGATESVFESAASYSRIILFGLPFMIFNVSFTAIIRSDGNPKYTMKCMMIGALINVVLDPVFIFGFDMGVEGAAIATIIGQFVSGILCLIYIPKFKNIHFSALNMKLKAKTCKMIFTLGIPSFFTQISAAIMQIVMNNLMRKYGAATIYGSDIALSCYGMVMKIYQLAHAMLVGVSSGTQPINGFNFGAKQYSRVKETYKLAVTVSFVISLIWFAIYQGLAGVIGSLFVKNDPLYSEFTKHFIRIYMMAFFIYGPPMTTASFFQAIGKPWKALLLSLSRQAFFLIPLALFLSSIYGLDGAIIAAPAADILTMALAVILITFELKQWRKENFI, encoded by the coding sequence ATGGATAAAAATTTAAAAAATCCACTTGCAATTGATCCTATTTCAAAGCTTTTATTGAGATTTTCAGTTCCGACTGCGCTGACGCTTATAGTAAATTATTTGTATAATATAGTAGATCAGATTTTCGTAGGGCAAAAGGTTGGAGTAGTAGGTATAGCCGCAACAAATGTTGCTTTTCCTTTGACTACAATCTGTATGGCCATCGCCCTTATGACAGGCGACGGCTGCGCCGCGAATATCAGCCTTCATTTAGGCCGCGGAGAAAAAGAAGATGCCGACAATACATTTGCAAACGCGTTTGCACTGCTAATCGTATTCGGCGTTTTTGTTGTGATTGTCGGAAACATATTTTTGGAACAGCTCATTTTAATATTCGGGGCAACCGAATCGGTTTTTGAATCTGCCGCTTCATATTCAAGGATTATTCTGTTCGGCCTTCCTTTCATGATATTTAACGTTTCATTTACGGCTATAATACGTTCCGACGGCAATCCAAAATATACTATGAAATGCATGATGATCGGAGCGTTGATAAACGTTGTGTTAGATCCCGTTTTTATTTTCGGGTTTGATATGGGTGTAGAGGGTGCGGCTATAGCCACAATCATAGGCCAGTTTGTTTCAGGAATACTCTGCCTGATATATATACCTAAATTTAAAAATATACATTTTTCAGCTTTAAATATGAAACTTAAAGCCAAAACATGCAAGATGATATTTACTCTCGGTATACCAAGCTTTTTTACACAGATAAGCGCGGCCATAATGCAGATAGTTATGAACAACCTTATGAGGAAATACGGAGCCGCTACTATATATGGAAGCGATATAGCGTTATCTTGTTACGGTATGGTTATGAAAATATATCAGCTTGCACACGCAATGCTCGTAGGCGTATCATCGGGCACACAGCCTATTAACGGCTTTAATTTCGGCGCAAAACAATATTCAAGGGTAAAAGAAACATATAAGCTCGCCGTAACGGTATCTTTCGTGATTTCATTAATATGGTTTGCAATATACCAAGGTTTGGCCGGAGTTATAGGAAGCTTGTTTGTTAAAAACGATCCATTGTACAGCGAATTTACAAAACATTTTATAAGGATTTATATGATGGCGTTTTTCATATACGGCCCGCCTATGACAACCGCTTCATTTTTTCAGGCTATAGGCAAACCGTGGAAAGCTCTGCTTCTGTCCCTGTCGCGCCAAGCTTTCTTTTTAATTCCCCTTGCATTGTTCCTTTCAAGCATATACGGTTTAGACGGCGCAATAATAGCCGCCCCTGCCGCCGATATACTTACAATGGCGCTTGCGGTTATACTTATAACTTTTGAGCTGAAACAATGGAGAAAAGAAAATTTTATTTAA
- a CDS encoding polysaccharide deacetylase: MRSNSKRKKVFVLIYICILAVPSVLLFKTGDELKQVRYNFNIYKKEAESAIREKENKIMELEEELNFTKSDYDMDDMDYGSCGTAPSGTFLNMVVDWREDSVYNPKEKTAYLTFDDGPSQRTSEILDILDQYGIKATFFVVGTRDKESQSLYKEIVDRGHTLGMHSQSHNYDKIYASTEDFLADFNEIFTTIKDKTNSTPVLFRFPGGSNNPRMVKNNTEEDIKKEMAARGFVYYDWNVSGEDAVYSNVAPDSIVNNVLEGSRNKHRAVILLHDSGAKESTVAALPQIIEGLKKQGFVFDKLESDLVPIQFQ, from the coding sequence TTGAGATCTAATTCCAAAAGGAAGAAAGTCTTTGTTTTGATTTATATATGCATTTTGGCAGTACCTTCTGTTTTACTTTTTAAGACAGGCGATGAATTAAAACAGGTGAGATATAATTTTAATATCTATAAAAAAGAAGCCGAATCGGCTATCCGGGAAAAAGAAAATAAAATAATGGAATTGGAAGAAGAACTTAATTTTACTAAATCTGATTATGACATGGATGATATGGATTACGGGAGCTGCGGGACTGCACCTTCGGGAACTTTTTTGAATATGGTAGTTGACTGGAGGGAAGATTCGGTGTATAATCCTAAAGAGAAAACTGCTTATCTGACTTTTGATGACGGTCCGAGCCAGCGAACTTCCGAAATCCTTGATATATTGGATCAGTATGGCATTAAGGCGACATTTTTTGTTGTGGGAACAAGGGATAAAGAAAGTCAATCGCTGTATAAAGAAATAGTTGATCGCGGCCATACTCTAGGGATGCATTCCCAAAGCCATAACTATGACAAGATATATGCGTCAACAGAGGATTTTCTTGCAGATTTTAACGAGATATTTACCACAATAAAAGATAAAACTAATTCAACGCCTGTATTATTCAGATTTCCGGGCGGTTCAAACAATCCGCGTATGGTTAAAAACAATACTGAAGAAGATATAAAAAAAGAAATGGCGGCAAGGGGATTTGTTTACTATGACTGGAATGTTTCAGGTGAAGACGCGGTTTATTCGAATGTAGCTCCTGATTCTATAGTAAACAATGTTTTGGAGGGATCAAGGAATAAGCACAGGGCTGTGATATTGTTGCATGATTCAGGTGCAAAAGAAAGTACGGTTGCAGCTCTTCCGCAAATTATAGAAGGCTTGAAAAAACAGGGATTTGTTTTTGATAAGCTTGAGTCAGATTTGGTTCCTATACAATTTCAATAA
- a CDS encoding threonine/serine dehydratase — MHEEFLSLDHIKQAKERISPFINRTRLIRAETLDGILNCNVYLKPEMLQKTGAFKFRGALNTVFMLDDEIRKKGIITSSSGNHGQACAYIGKMLGIPVTVVLPDDTPQIKIERTKKYGAEIILEDRSYEKRWIRVQQEVDKYGYTVIHPYENFNVMAGQGTIGLEILEDLPYVDKVVVPVGGGGLISGISTAIKSINPKIKVIGIEPEASAPYIESRKQHKRVSVGNTPTIADGLSTRQAGDNTYPIIEKNVDELIGVDEESIKRAVKLIASNAKLVAEPSACVGIAAVLSGKLNFSVNENVVFVLTAGNWDIDKIGKILNDEEL; from the coding sequence GTGCATGAAGAATTTTTATCGCTTGATCACATTAAACAGGCTAAGGAAAGGATATCGCCGTTTATAAACCGTACGCGATTGATTCGTGCAGAAACTTTAGACGGTATTTTAAACTGCAATGTCTATTTGAAGCCGGAAATGCTTCAAAAAACAGGGGCTTTCAAGTTTAGGGGCGCCTTAAATACAGTGTTTATGTTAGATGATGAAATTCGTAAAAAAGGAATTATTACAAGCTCGTCAGGAAACCACGGACAGGCATGCGCTTACATAGGAAAAATGCTGGGAATTCCCGTTACCGTTGTCCTCCCGGATGATACGCCGCAAATTAAAATTGAAAGAACGAAGAAATATGGAGCCGAGATAATCCTTGAAGACAGATCGTATGAAAAAAGGTGGATACGGGTTCAGCAGGAAGTTGATAAATATGGATATACAGTTATACACCCTTATGAAAATTTTAATGTAATGGCAGGACAGGGAACGATAGGGCTTGAAATATTGGAAGATTTGCCGTATGTTGACAAAGTTGTTGTACCAGTAGGAGGCGGAGGGCTTATTTCAGGTATTTCAACAGCAATAAAAAGCATAAATCCTAAAATAAAGGTTATAGGAATAGAGCCGGAAGCATCGGCGCCATATATTGAAAGCAGAAAACAACATAAACGCGTCAGCGTAGGGAATACTCCGACAATAGCGGACGGGCTTTCTACAAGACAGGCAGGCGATAATACATATCCGATAATTGAAAAAAACGTAGACGAACTTATAGGCGTAGACGAGGAATCAATTAAACGGGCTGTTAAACTTATTGCTTCAAATGCAAAACTTGTTGCAGAGCCTTCTGCATGCGTAGGCATAGCGGCTGTGTTGAGCGGCAAATTGAATTTTTCCGTAAATGAAAATGTAGTTTTTGTGCTTACGGCGGGTAACTGGGATATAGACAAAATAGGAAAAATTCTAAATGACGAGGAGCTGTAG